The following proteins are encoded in a genomic region of Bacteroidota bacterium:
- a CDS encoding CoA pyrophosphatase gives MVLLHQPDEFFLHLQRRLQQPLPGADAQNRMTMRSRKTVEEYLAENPGHRRSAVLMPLFPHKGEIHTLLIKRPSYQGVHSGQLALPGGAEEAEDASPAQTALREAREEVGLHAGEEQLLGALSPLYIPPSNFLVRPFVAQLPQRPQWLPSPDEVEALLEIPLRTFLDPAVKDTRKINIGSGITIEAPCYIIEGNILWGATAMMFSEMEALLEEMA, from the coding sequence ATGGTACTATTGCATCAGCCCGACGAATTTTTTCTTCATTTGCAGCGCCGCCTGCAGCAGCCTTTGCCGGGTGCCGATGCGCAGAACCGCATGACCATGCGCAGCCGCAAAACGGTTGAAGAATACCTTGCCGAAAATCCCGGCCACCGGCGCAGCGCGGTGCTCATGCCGTTGTTTCCGCACAAGGGCGAAATACACACGCTGCTCATCAAACGGCCGTCGTATCAGGGTGTGCACAGCGGACAGCTTGCCTTGCCGGGCGGGGCTGAGGAAGCCGAAGATGCATCACCGGCGCAAACCGCCTTGCGTGAAGCCCGCGAAGAAGTGGGGTTGCACGCAGGCGAGGAGCAATTGCTTGGCGCACTTTCGCCGCTGTACATTCCGCCCAGCAATTTTCTGGTGCGGCCGTTTGTGGCACAGTTGCCGCAGCGCCCCCAATGGCTGCCCAGCCCCGACGAGGTGGAAGCCCTGCTCGAAATTCCGCTGCGTACGTTCCTCGATCCGGCCGTGAAAGACACACGCAAAATAAATATTGGCAGCGGCATCACCATTGAGGCGCCCTGCTACATTATTGAAGGCAATATACTTTGGGGCGCCACCGCCATGATGTTCAGCGAAATGGAAGCGCTGCTTGAAGAAATGGCCTGA
- a CDS encoding WG repeat-containing protein produces the protein MKRFLLVAICVQFSGFLCAGKLERGFAALKIYNYFKARELFLGSMKRHPAGASFGLAEICSRTDNPFHDPMRAYNYVQEAKFSLPLTKKNERSRLARLGITDSSLRVLEQRIDSLCFRQAQKINTLAAYNLFIENNCDSQLVAAATESRNALAFSQTVGIHTWQAYLAFMSDYPQAAQVPVAAARYHELLFLSSTEAGTPEVFENFLRSYPESPYRLQAEDSLYSLSVPEHTVAQYYAFVQKHPANRNVPDAWKRIYRLSVNDFTTASISRFKNQFPDYPFPEQLTADIELAQTPFFPVQVKDSAGNVYTGFADSTGKVRIAPQFSRTEFFYEGLAVAANDKFSGYIAKNGTVVIPLQYLEAGNFNNGTAVVIDSLDQYYLIDHTGKTITRRAYDFIGPFSEGLARVSRNDCSGFIDITGNELIECRPAEFGNFSQGLAWMRDSTGRWGFINRKGETVIPPLYDRAESFAAGLPVRVRLNNRWGLINAQGQLLQPCIYTYIGPWSEGLALVVLDGKFGYLNAAGKIAVPISFLYNREELGDNLFRNNSARVLLEKKAGLIDSTGKLILPRDFDDVQPFQDGFAAVNKKGKWGYADRLQKLRIPYTFDEAGPFVSGLALVRINGRLGMIDTKGNYVLPPSLEEAQRLPSGYILVADSTRRKGLLDSTGAWVLPCLYSQIEQVDNSPVFSVSCSAESYGYFDAWRCEMFWLCEP, from the coding sequence ATGAAGCGATTTTTGCTGGTTGCAATTTGTGTGCAATTCTCGGGTTTTCTGTGTGCAGGGAAGCTGGAGCGGGGTTTTGCTGCGCTTAAAATTTACAACTATTTCAAGGCCCGCGAGTTGTTTCTGGGCAGTATGAAACGTCATCCGGCCGGAGCCTCCTTCGGGTTGGCCGAAATTTGTTCGCGCACGGATAATCCGTTTCATGATCCGATGCGTGCATACAATTATGTGCAGGAAGCAAAATTCAGTTTGCCGCTTACGAAAAAAAACGAGCGCAGCAGGCTAGCCCGACTTGGCATAACCGATTCATCGTTACGGGTGCTTGAGCAGCGTATTGATTCGCTTTGTTTCCGGCAGGCACAAAAAATAAATACGCTGGCAGCCTACAATCTTTTCATCGAAAATAATTGCGATTCGCAGCTTGTGGCGGCTGCAACAGAAAGCCGCAATGCACTTGCATTCAGCCAAACGGTGGGCATACACACCTGGCAGGCCTATCTTGCGTTTATGTCGGATTATCCGCAGGCGGCACAAGTACCTGTGGCCGCTGCGCGCTACCACGAACTGCTTTTTCTCAGCAGCACGGAAGCCGGTACGCCTGAGGTGTTTGAAAACTTTCTGCGCAGTTACCCCGAAAGCCCTTACCGCCTGCAGGCCGAAGATTCGTTATACAGCCTTTCCGTGCCGGAGCACACGGTGGCGCAGTACTACGCATTTGTACAAAAGCATCCTGCAAACCGCAACGTACCTGATGCGTGGAAGCGCATTTACCGCCTTTCGGTGAATGATTTTACCACCGCCTCCATTTCCCGGTTCAAAAATCAATTCCCCGATTATCCTTTCCCCGAACAACTCACTGCCGATATTGAGCTGGCGCAAACACCGTTTTTCCCCGTACAGGTGAAAGACAGTGCGGGTAATGTATATACCGGTTTTGCCGACAGCACGGGAAAAGTGCGCATTGCACCGCAATTTTCCCGGACAGAATTCTTCTACGAAGGGCTGGCTGTGGCCGCCAACGATAAATTCAGCGGCTACATTGCCAAAAACGGAACTGTGGTTATTCCGCTGCAGTACCTCGAAGCCGGTAATTTTAACAACGGAACCGCTGTGGTTATCGACTCGCTTGATCAGTATTACTTAATTGATCATACCGGCAAAACAATTACCCGCCGTGCGTACGATTTTATTGGTCCGTTTAGTGAAGGCCTTGCCCGCGTGAGCAGAAACGATTGCAGCGGTTTTATCGACATTACCGGTAACGAACTTATTGAATGCAGACCCGCCGAGTTTGGTAACTTCAGTCAGGGACTGGCGTGGATGCGCGACAGCACCGGGCGCTGGGGCTTCATCAACCGTAAAGGCGAAACCGTAATTCCTCCGCTATACGACCGGGCCGAGTCGTTTGCAGCCGGCTTGCCTGTGCGCGTGCGCCTGAACAACCGCTGGGGACTTATTAACGCACAAGGTCAGTTGCTGCAGCCCTGCATTTATACCTATATCGGGCCGTGGAGCGAAGGGCTGGCGCTGGTGGTGCTCGACGGTAAGTTTGGCTACCTTAACGCGGCGGGAAAAATTGCAGTTCCGATCAGCTTCCTCTATAATCGTGAAGAGCTGGGTGATAATCTGTTCCGTAACAATTCGGCCCGGGTGCTGCTCGAAAAGAAAGCCGGCCTTATTGACAGTACAGGCAAACTCATCCTCCCGCGCGATTTTGACGATGTACAGCCCTTTCAGGATGGCTTTGCTGCTGTAAACAAAAAAGGTAAATGGGGCTACGCCGACCGGCTTCAGAAACTTCGGATCCCTTACACGTTTGACGAAGCAGGGCCTTTTGTAAGCGGTTTGGCGCTGGTGCGTATAAACGGCCGGCTGGGTATGATAGACACGAAGGGCAATTATGTGTTGCCGCCCTCGCTGGAAGAGGCGCAGCGGCTGCCTTCGGGCTATATTCTTGTGGCTGATTCAACAAGGCGCAAGGGTTTGCTTGACAGCACAGGCGCATGGGTGCTGCCCTGTTTATACAGCCAGATTGAGCAAGTGGACAATTCGCCGGTATTCAGCGTGAGCTGCAGTGCTGAGAGTTACGGTTATTTTGATGCCTGGCGCTGCGAAATGTTCTGGTTGTGTGAGCCTTAG
- a CDS encoding peptidoglycan DD-metalloendopeptidase family protein produces the protein MKLRTYITTSALSLLLLSLGHELAATAGDPPHAVAKRSAIVSDTTEPSLNTVAALRADTTEPYAPVIAAALRDSSDSTGEPKKAGEPVVKQTVTPLEALEEGDEFYDDWDTASVHSAKFDALLFSDTVAVPLYDPAHCTYTHPFNGQPTSHFGFRRYRYHFGIDINLETGDSVKCAFDGKVRIAQYSKSYGYLVVVRHENGLETYYAHLSKLLVKPGQELEAGNLVGLGGNTGHSHGSHLHFEVRFRGQPIDPNMIIDFRNQCLRTDTLYLTQSHFKYLTETHKVVRRSRRRTRVSYYTPGGAHYATPEAKAIMAKLPEPVVPGNNSTAPAAAPNPGTPAVNNVPQKTASTAQTTAKKTTTATAPKGGAVYYTIKKGDTLSAIAVKYGTSVQKICQLNGIKSTTTLQIGRKLRVK, from the coding sequence TTGAAACTCCGCACATACATCACTACTTCGGCGTTGTCCCTGCTGTTGCTCAGCCTGGGACATGAGCTGGCCGCTACGGCCGGCGATCCGCCGCATGCTGTAGCCAAACGCTCGGCAATTGTCTCCGATACCACAGAACCATCGTTAAATACGGTTGCCGCTTTGCGTGCAGATACTACTGAGCCTTATGCTCCGGTAATTGCTGCTGCCCTGCGCGACTCCTCCGATTCGACCGGTGAACCTAAGAAGGCCGGCGAACCTGTGGTGAAACAAACCGTTACCCCGCTCGAAGCGCTTGAAGAGGGCGATGAGTTTTACGACGATTGGGATACCGCTTCGGTACATTCGGCCAAGTTCGACGCATTACTTTTCAGTGATACGGTAGCCGTTCCGCTCTACGACCCTGCGCACTGTACTTACACGCACCCGTTTAACGGCCAGCCCACTTCGCATTTCGGCTTTCGCCGCTACCGCTATCACTTTGGTATCGACATTAACCTCGAAACCGGCGATTCGGTAAAATGTGCGTTCGACGGCAAGGTGCGCATTGCACAATACAGCAAAAGCTACGGCTACCTTGTTGTGGTGCGTCATGAGAACGGCCTCGAAACCTACTACGCCCACCTTTCAAAACTGCTCGTAAAGCCCGGTCAGGAACTGGAAGCAGGCAACCTCGTAGGACTAGGCGGCAACACCGGCCACTCGCACGGCAGCCACCTGCACTTTGAAGTACGTTTCCGCGGTCAGCCCATCGACCCGAACATGATTATCGACTTCCGCAACCAGTGCCTGCGCACCGATACCCTGTATCTCACACAGTCGCACTTCAAGTACCTGACCGAAACGCACAAAGTAGTACGCCGTTCGCGCCGCCGCACCCGTGTAAGCTATTACACACCCGGCGGAGCACACTACGCCACCCCCGAAGCCAAAGCCATTATGGCAAAACTTCCGGAACCCGTTGTGCCCGGCAACAACAGTACCGCCCCCGCAGCTGCTCCCAACCCGGGCACACCGGCAGTAAACAATGTGCCGCAAAAAACAGCCTCCACGGCACAAACAACGGCCAAGAAAACAACCACTGCTACCGCCCCCAAAGGTGGTGCCGTGTACTATACCATTAAAAAAGGCGATACACTCTCGGCCATTGCCGTGAAATACGGCACATCGGTTCAGAAAATCTGCCAACTTAACGGCATCAAATCAACCACCACGCTCCAGATCGGACGTAAACTAAGGGTGAAGTAA
- a CDS encoding cytochrome-c peroxidase, which translates to MKKLVYLLFPLLLLWPLLFAGDSAAERGKRRLPRTAAELGKLLFSELMLSLDYTIACDGCHHPELAFADTVPFNTGVGGKFAARNTPSVMNLSGHSPLFYDGRAATLEEQALGPIANPLEMALPIDSALARLNGDEFYRQAFYKIFRSPATAENLGFALAEFERTLNTNAPWDKFMRGDSTAVSEAAKRGRDIFNNKGKCFDCHKGVDFTQDEFRNIGLYNGKNLNDRGRFEITRDSTDLGRFKTPGLRNVAVTGPYMHNGMFATLREVIDYYNEPQHIVPDAINTDTLIQPLHLSEKEKNDLEAFLRALTNEQFTNTR; encoded by the coding sequence GTGAAAAAGCTGGTCTATCTGTTGTTTCCGTTGCTGCTGCTCTGGCCTTTATTATTTGCGGGCGATTCGGCGGCGGAGCGCGGCAAGCGGCGGCTCCCGCGCACGGCGGCTGAATTGGGGAAACTGCTTTTTTCCGAATTAATGCTTTCGCTGGATTACACGATTGCCTGTGATGGTTGTCATCACCCGGAGCTTGCATTTGCGGATACCGTACCTTTTAATACAGGTGTTGGAGGAAAATTTGCCGCACGGAATACTCCTTCAGTTATGAACCTGTCAGGGCATTCTCCTCTTTTCTACGACGGACGTGCGGCCACACTTGAGGAGCAGGCGCTGGGGCCAATTGCCAATCCGCTTGAAATGGCTTTGCCCATCGACTCGGCACTGGCAAGGCTTAATGGCGATGAATTTTACCGGCAGGCTTTCTACAAAATATTCCGCAGCCCGGCCACGGCAGAGAATCTGGGCTTTGCACTGGCTGAATTTGAGCGTACTCTGAACACCAACGCTCCCTGGGACAAATTCATGCGGGGCGACAGCACAGCCGTTTCGGAAGCCGCCAAACGCGGCCGCGACATTTTCAACAACAAAGGCAAATGTTTCGACTGCCACAAGGGCGTGGACTTTACCCAGGATGAATTCCGCAACATTGGCCTTTACAACGGCAAAAACCTGAATGACCGCGGCCGCTTTGAGATTACCCGCGACAGCACCGATTTAGGCAGGTTTAAAACACCCGGCCTGCGCAATGTGGCGGTAACCGGCCCGTACATGCACAACGGCATGTTTGCCACATTGCGCGAAGTAATAGACTATTACAATGAACCTCAGCACATTGTACCCGACGCAATCAATACCGACACCCTCATACAGCCCCTCCATCTCTCCGAAAAAGAGAAAAACGACCTCGAAGCATTCCTCCGCGCACTCACCAATGAACAGTTTACCAACACCCGCTAA
- a CDS encoding DUF2341 domain-containing protein, with protein MRKTLPKIWVLSVLLLVGINLFAQPAGWSRLLPITVTENSGQTITNYQMRVVFDSQTLIAAGQMQSNGADIRFGKQCNGSTLYNFWVEPATLNTSATVAWVKIDTLFASQSRTIYMFYSNNSAASASAVQGTFVGPHSSTDSVASGGSGGATNSQRGFRFTPNEDLLVTHFGKREPNGTTRFITLFNFTSQAILEQIQVSGPAAQYNYGALANPRWLTGGTQYLLQLYQGASDGYYFGTSSQIGQHITYGDMRYCNSCTQNTFPTSTLSNYHYGYPDMWYWTKKNVTPAPTFTLGTPGQAFAFEAGSNISGSCLIPTYTIGDTASGGGPFTYSWAPGATLNATNIGQVQASPTITTTYTVTVTNPQGCIVTDSVQIILPPRPVLTSATSSNIVCEGDSVTLSATGADAYDWQPGGYSGNPITIPVNSTTTFTLTGTENSTGCSSTMQLTVTALPLPVVSISGNTSICPGDATTLTASGGSFYIWSNGDTTAFTTAAPAVTTTYSVDVADNNGCAASDTVTVTVLPAPAVSISGNTAVCIGSPVTLTSSAAVSYLWNTGDTTASISDVPSSTQMYSVNVLDSNGCVGSDSVNVTVNPLPVITVSGNTTVCAGNSTVLTASGASTYVWTPGNLTGTTVTLTPAVSGPIQINGTDPNGCTSTTTTTITVNPLPTVQIASNTTTVCVDDGPSGFNTMPLSGGVLSGPGVVNNQFNPGSAGVGTHTVTYSYTDGNGCVNSASIVMTVNACVGVNENETLSLNVYPNPAGTQLFVESQLNGQATIRLYDSRGRIVLTTTSTETRTELNTGALSNGIYLLEVMSADGKRSSRQVVIQQ; from the coding sequence ATGCGAAAAACTCTACCCAAAATCTGGGTGTTATCGGTATTACTGCTGGTTGGCATCAACTTATTTGCGCAACCTGCAGGCTGGTCTCGCCTTCTCCCGATTACAGTAACTGAAAACTCGGGGCAAACCATTACCAATTACCAGATGCGTGTGGTGTTTGATTCGCAAACACTCATTGCAGCCGGGCAAATGCAAAGCAACGGTGCGGATATCCGTTTTGGCAAACAATGCAACGGCAGCACACTGTACAATTTCTGGGTTGAGCCTGCTACGCTGAACACCTCCGCTACTGTGGCCTGGGTAAAAATTGACACCCTTTTTGCCTCACAAAGCCGCACCATTTATATGTTTTACAGCAATAATTCGGCTGCTTCTGCATCAGCGGTACAGGGCACATTCGTAGGCCCCCACTCTTCTACCGACAGTGTAGCATCTGGTGGTTCGGGTGGTGCAACCAACTCGCAGCGCGGTTTCCGTTTCACACCCAACGAAGATCTGCTTGTAACACACTTCGGCAAGCGCGAGCCCAATGGCACCACACGTTTTATCACGCTGTTCAACTTTACCTCGCAGGCTATTCTCGAACAGATTCAGGTTTCAGGACCGGCCGCACAGTACAACTACGGTGCACTGGCCAATCCGCGCTGGCTTACCGGCGGCACACAGTATTTACTGCAACTGTACCAGGGTGCGTCTGATGGTTACTACTTCGGTACATCTTCACAAATAGGTCAGCACATTACCTACGGCGATATGCGCTACTGTAACAGCTGCACGCAAAACACATTCCCCACAAGTACATTATCCAATTACCACTACGGTTACCCCGATATGTGGTACTGGACCAAAAAGAATGTGACACCTGCCCCCACGTTTACACTGGGCACACCCGGACAGGCATTTGCATTTGAAGCCGGCAGCAATATCTCCGGATCGTGCCTCATTCCTACCTACACCATTGGCGATACTGCCTCGGGCGGAGGTCCGTTTACCTACAGCTGGGCGCCCGGCGCTACACTCAATGCTACCAACATTGGACAGGTTCAGGCTTCGCCAACCATTACAACCACCTACACGGTAACAGTAACCAACCCGCAAGGCTGTATTGTTACCGACTCGGTACAAATTATTTTACCGCCGCGTCCGGTGCTCACCTCTGCCACATCAAGCAACATTGTTTGCGAAGGCGACTCGGTGACACTTTCCGCAACGGGTGCTGATGCATACGACTGGCAACCCGGTGGCTATTCAGGCAATCCGATCACCATTCCGGTTAACAGCACCACCACATTCACGCTTACCGGCACCGAAAACAGCACCGGCTGCAGTTCAACCATGCAGCTAACCGTTACCGCGCTGCCCTTGCCCGTTGTAAGCATTAGCGGCAACACCAGCATTTGCCCCGGCGATGCCACTACACTTACCGCAAGCGGCGGCAGCTTCTATATCTGGAGCAACGGCGACACCACCGCATTTACCACTGCAGCACCCGCCGTTACCACCACCTACAGCGTGGATGTGGCCGACAACAACGGTTGCGCTGCTTCCGACACTGTAACTGTAACCGTACTGCCCGCTCCTGCGGTTAGCATTTCGGGCAATACAGCAGTGTGTATTGGCTCACCGGTAACGCTTACCTCATCGGCTGCGGTGTCGTATTTATGGAACACCGGCGATACTACCGCTTCTATTTCGGATGTACCTTCTTCAACCCAGATGTATTCTGTAAACGTGCTCGACAGCAACGGATGTGTGGGCAGCGACTCGGTAAACGTGACCGTAAATCCGCTGCCTGTAATTACCGTTAGCGGCAACACAACCGTGTGCGCAGGCAACAGCACCGTGCTTACCGCAAGCGGCGCTTCAACATATGTGTGGACACCCGGCAACCTCACCGGCACCACGGTTACGCTCACACCCGCTGTTTCAGGTCCGATACAGATTAATGGTACTGACCCCAACGGCTGCACCAGCACCACAACCACTACCATAACCGTAAACCCGCTGCCTACCGTGCAGATTGCCAGCAACACCACCACAGTGTGCGTTGACGATGGCCCGTCGGGATTCAACACAATGCCTTTGAGCGGCGGTGTGCTTAGCGGCCCCGGCGTGGTAAACAACCAGTTCAACCCCGGTTCTGCAGGTGTGGGCACGCACACGGTAACTTATTCGTACACCGATGGCAATGGCTGTGTAAACTCCGCATCCATTGTAATGACGGTGAATGCCTGTGTAGGTGTGAATGAAAACGAAACGCTTTCGCTGAATGTATATCCGAACCCGGCCGGCACGCAACTTTTTGTGGAAAGCCAGCTGAATGGTCAGGCTACCATTCGCCTCTACGACAGCCGTGGCCGCATTGTACTTACCACTACCAGCACCGAAACACGCACAGAGCTAAACACCGGTGCACTGAGCAATGGTATTTATTTGCTTGAAGTGATGAGCGCCGACGGAAAACGTTCTTCGCGTCAGGTAGTGATTCAGCAGTAA
- a CDS encoding endonuclease: MKKIILALFALCTIQALTAQTTLPTSWSFTTATYPNGWTNNGTGFYTGSGNTPPACRLDNTGDWMQIWFASAPGPLSYYIAGNSFSGGTFEVQESVNGNTWTTLRTFTGTLSSTYTQYTDLPAAASRYVRFFYTTKVSGNVGLDDVLLDVPAAGPSQEIDVLSGSSSIPSGSTLWAASPVSTTTPIALSLANLGLVNTLNISGITITGTNASEFVLQTNPSSVSANSSAALNIDFTPAAVGTRTATLTINSDDADEPAYIININGAGGGFATEPAASATALSYTNVKSYRFQVNFTAASPACDGYLVLRRDDAPVTDVPADGSVYGVGDVVGSSQVAFVGTATAFWANYIGAAQDYYFAVFSYNGPGQYRNYLGATPLTGMAMSAGSMQPANYYSTISTAAPTFIADLTTLTNPHTDNFYSNYAPRMVTRFWARDTINGQRVVTCVYSGENLIYTEPFGWTTFSREHTYAHSWMPGYPSNTSNPEYSDYFNLFPTNQNNANALRSNLPLGEVVNASTTYLGCKVGTNAQGLVVFEPRDEQKGDAARALFYMAVCYNSANQSWALPNPILNMSYGQDQNILKAWHYQDPPDAREIARNDYIDSLQGNRNPFIDSVDYACYIDFSNMTKITGPVLPCSTVGIGENQSVRAQMGLWPNPTAGQFSLFYTNTVNAPAQVRLIDVTGRVVFEQQYAASAGSNLFALDFSEIANGVYTIQVVQEEMVVSEKLILQ; the protein is encoded by the coding sequence ATGAAAAAAATCATCCTTGCGCTGTTTGCCCTCTGCACCATTCAGGCATTAACTGCGCAAACCACACTGCCCACGAGCTGGAGTTTTACCACAGCTACCTATCCGAACGGATGGACAAACAACGGAACCGGCTTTTACACCGGATCGGGTAATACACCTCCGGCCTGCCGTTTAGACAACACCGGCGACTGGATGCAAATCTGGTTTGCTTCGGCTCCGGGGCCGCTGAGCTACTACATTGCAGGCAACAGTTTCTCCGGCGGCACGTTTGAAGTGCAGGAATCTGTAAACGGGAATACCTGGACCACGCTGCGCACCTTTACGGGTACGCTTTCATCTACCTACACACAATACACCGACCTGCCTGCGGCAGCATCACGTTACGTGCGTTTTTTCTACACCACTAAAGTTTCCGGCAACGTAGGTCTTGATGATGTACTGCTTGATGTGCCTGCAGCAGGCCCGAGTCAGGAAATTGATGTATTGTCGGGTTCTTCCTCGATTCCTTCGGGCAGCACACTGTGGGCAGCATCGCCGGTATCTACCACTACGCCTATTGCGCTTTCGCTGGCCAATCTTGGTTTGGTAAACACGCTCAACATTTCGGGCATCACCATTACGGGTACCAATGCCAGTGAGTTTGTGCTGCAAACCAATCCCAGCAGTGTATCGGCCAACAGCAGTGCTGCACTGAACATCGACTTCACGCCCGCCGCAGTGGGCACACGCACAGCCACACTGACCATCAACAGCGACGATGCCGATGAGCCTGCATACATCATTAATATTAACGGCGCCGGCGGTGGTTTTGCCACCGAGCCCGCAGCATCAGCCACGGCACTTTCCTACACCAACGTTAAATCATATCGCTTTCAGGTAAACTTTACAGCCGCCAGCCCGGCTTGCGACGGTTATCTGGTACTTCGCCGCGACGACGCTCCTGTAACCGATGTGCCTGCAGATGGTTCGGTGTATGGTGTGGGTGATGTGGTAGGTAGTTCGCAGGTAGCTTTTGTGGGAACAGCAACGGCCTTTTGGGCCAACTACATTGGCGCTGCACAGGATTATTACTTCGCTGTATTTTCATACAACGGCCCCGGCCAGTACCGCAACTATCTCGGCGCCACTCCGCTTACCGGCATGGCTATGTCGGCCGGCTCAATGCAGCCCGCAAACTACTACAGCACCATCAGCACCGCTGCCCCCACATTTATTGCCGATCTGACCACACTTACTAACCCGCACACCGATAACTTCTACAGCAACTATGCCCCGCGCATGGTAACCCGTTTCTGGGCGCGCGATACCATTAACGGCCAGCGCGTGGTAACCTGTGTGTACTCGGGCGAAAACCTGATTTACACTGAGCCGTTTGGCTGGACAACCTTCAGCCGCGAGCACACTTATGCACACAGCTGGATGCCCGGCTATCCGAGCAACACCAGCAACCCCGAATACAGTGATTACTTCAACCTGTTTCCTACCAACCAGAACAACGCCAACGCACTCCGCAGCAACCTGCCGCTTGGCGAAGTGGTAAATGCCTCGACAACTTATCTCGGCTGCAAAGTAGGAACCAATGCACAAGGTCTGGTTGTGTTTGAACCACGCGACGAACAAAAGGGCGATGCCGCACGCGCGCTGTTTTACATGGCCGTTTGCTACAACTCCGCCAACCAAAGCTGGGCACTGCCCAACCCGATCCTTAACATGAGCTATGGACAGGATCAGAACATCCTCAAAGCCTGGCACTATCAGGATCCGCCGGATGCACGTGAAATTGCACGCAACGACTATATCGACTCGCTGCAGGGCAACCGTAATCCGTTTATCGACAGCGTGGATTATGCCTGTTACATCGACTTCTCAAACATGACAAAAATTACAGGTCCTGTGCTGCCCTGCTCTACGGTTGGTATTGGCGAAAATCAGTCAGTACGGGCACAGATGGGGCTCTGGCCCAATCCTACGGCCGGTCAGTTTTCGCTCTTCTACACCAACACTGTGAATGCGCCTGCTCAGGTGCGTCTTATTGATGTAACCGGACGCGTAGTGTTTGAACAGCAATATGCGGCATCGGCCGGAAGCAATTTGTTTGCGCTTGATTTCAGCGAAATTGCAAACGGTGTTTATACCATTCAGGTTGTGCAGGAAGAAATGGTAGTGTCTGAAAAACTGATTTTACAGTAA